One Chromatiales bacterium genomic region harbors:
- the iscU gene encoding Fe-S cluster assembly scaffold IscU codes for MAYSDKVIDHYENPRNVGSLDKSDASVGTGMVGAPACGDVMKLQIKVNASGVIEDAKFKTYGCGSAIASSSLLTEWVKGKTLDEAAQIKNTQIAEELELPPVKIHCSVLAEDAIKAAINDFKS; via the coding sequence ATGGCCTACAGCGACAAGGTAATCGACCACTACGAAAACCCGCGCAACGTTGGTTCGCTGGACAAGAGCGACGCCAGCGTGGGCACCGGCATGGTGGGTGCGCCGGCCTGCGGCGACGTGATGAAGCTGCAGATCAAGGTGAACGCATCCGGCGTGATCGAAGACGCCAAGTTCAAGACCTACGGCTGCGGCTCGGCGATTGCGTCCTCGAGCCTGCTGACCGAGTGGGTGAAGGGCAAGACGCTGGACGAGGCGGCGCAGATCAAGAACACGCAGATCGCCGAGGAGCTGGAGCTGCCGCCGGTGAAGATCCACTGTTCGGTGCTGGCCGAGGATGCCATCAAGGCCGCCATCAACGACTTCAAGAGCAA